One segment of Acaryochloris thomasi RCC1774 DNA contains the following:
- a CDS encoding NAD(P)H dehydrogenase subunit NdhS: MALTIFPGSAVRVVNAADTYYGFEGQVQRITDGHAAVTFEGGNWTKIVTFRLAELELAS, from the coding sequence ATGGCTCTCACTATCTTTCCTGGTTCCGCCGTGCGTGTGGTGAATGCCGCTGATACCTACTATGGGTTTGAAGGTCAGGTACAGCGGATCACCGACGGTCACGCAGCGGTCACCTTTGAGGGAGGCAACTGGACGAAGATTGTCACATTTCGGTTGGCTGAGCTAGAGCTGGCTAGTTAA
- a CDS encoding sulfotransferase family 2 domain-containing protein, which yields MMISHRHKAIFIHIPKCAGTSMEVFLKDYADASSANSEEGLEHFFKRHALVAVLNAYPNYFIFTFVRNPYERFVSAWKHSIRAYSTDESSYFYRKEKNLSLKEYAYLVRERDLKRLSGFDKYHSLPQIKFIPDFNTKMFGRELKQNMTCDFIGRFENLEDDFAKLCSCLQINTCVLPRYMVSPEQESEPMVKSYKKYYDPELLRVVEDIYDEDFKRLGYSYDLNRNERMLRPREQAILRTKMVMGDIRKGIRKIQLKVRSGWQ from the coding sequence ATGATGATCTCTCATAGACATAAAGCGATTTTCATACATATTCCTAAATGTGCTGGGACTTCGATGGAAGTCTTTCTGAAGGATTATGCTGATGCCTCATCTGCTAATTCTGAAGAGGGACTAGAGCACTTTTTCAAAAGGCATGCACTGGTTGCAGTGCTCAATGCATATCCGAATTATTTTATATTTACGTTCGTTAGGAATCCCTATGAAAGATTTGTCTCAGCCTGGAAGCACAGTATCAGAGCGTACTCCACTGATGAATCAAGTTACTTCTACCGAAAAGAGAAAAATCTTAGCTTGAAAGAATATGCTTATTTGGTGCGTGAGAGAGACCTGAAGAGACTCAGCGGATTTGATAAATATCACTCGCTGCCACAGATTAAATTCATCCCCGATTTCAACACTAAGATGTTCGGAAGAGAATTGAAGCAAAACATGACTTGTGATTTTATTGGTCGGTTTGAAAATTTAGAGGATGACTTTGCAAAACTTTGCTCTTGCTTACAGATCAATACTTGTGTCTTGCCCAGATATATGGTGTCTCCAGAGCAAGAGTCAGAACCCATGGTAAAGAGCTACAAGAAATACTATGATCCTGAACTGTTGAGAGTTGTTGAAGACATATACGATGAAGATTTTAAACGCCTTGGCTATTCCTATGATCTCAATCGTAATGAACGAATGCTGAGGCCAAGAGAACAAGCTATCCTCAGAACTAAAATGGTGATGGGTGATATTCGAAAGGGCATTAGGAAGATCCAGTTGAAAGTTAGATCTGGGTGGCAGTAG